Proteins encoded in a region of the Triticum dicoccoides isolate Atlit2015 ecotype Zavitan chromosome 3A, WEW_v2.0, whole genome shotgun sequence genome:
- the LOC119271910 gene encoding 9-beta-pimara-7,15-diene oxidase-like yields the protein MELTTATLLLISLPLILLSSLLLGRKSKAARPPGPWSLPFIGSLHHLLTPLPHVALRDLAKKHGPVMYLRLGQVDAVVISSPAAAQEVLRDKDLSFASRPSILASEICLYGNLDVAFAPYGAYWRTMRRLCTTELLSARKVRQFAPVRGGEIMRLVETVRSAGRGGEPVNLGGLVMACTNTVTAKVAFGEGCAGELQAQFLSAIEVILRSSGGLCVGDLFPSLSFVDVVSGMKRRLWRARRQLDTVLDKIIAECEERREQNKTGDDEDLLRVLLRVRDEGQLEVPMGTTNIKAVIADMFAGGTETTASTTEWVMSELIRNPSAMAKAQKEVRCAFNHKNPEDHEAHMEELCYTKMVVKEAMRLHPVVPLLLPRVCRETCDVRGLRVEEGTRVFVNAWAMARSPEYWQDAEEFRPERFEDNAADYKGTQLEYLPFGSGRRMCPGNIFALALVELVVARLLYYFDWSLPAGMRPDELDMNTVVGLTAKRSNQLLLVVSPYNVPIHKEIDECKAHWCSLVV from the exons ATGGAGCTAACCACAGCCACCCTCCTGCTCATCTCATTGCCTTTGATCCTTTTGTCGTCCTTATTACTTGGCCGCAAATCCAAAGCAGCAAGGCCTCCTGGTCCATGGAGCCTCCCGTTCATCGGAAGCCTACACCACCTCCTCACGCCACTGCCGCACGTCGCTCTCCGTGACCTGGCCAAGAAGCACGGCCCGGTGATGTACCTCAGGCTGGGCCAGGTGGACGCCGTCGTCATCTCCTCGCCGGCGGCTGCGCAGGAGGTCCTCCGGGACAAGGACCTCAGCTTCGCGTCGCGGCCCAGCATCCTGGCCTCGGAGATCTGCCTGTACGGGAACCTCGACGTCGCCTTCGCGCCCTACGGCGCGTACTGGCGGACCATGCGCAGGCTCTGCACGACGGAGCTCCTCAGCGCGCGCAAGGTCCGGCAGTTCGCGCCGGTCCGGGGCGGCGAGATCATGCGCCTCGTCGAGACGGTCCGCTCAGCCGGCCGAGGTGGTGAACCCGTGAATCTCGGCGGCCTCGTGATGGCGTGCACGAACACGGTCACGGCGAAGGTGGCGTTCGGCGAGGGGTGCGCCGGGGAGCTGCAGGCGCAGTTCCTTTCGGCGATCGAGGTGATTCTCAGGAGCAGCGGGGGCCTCTGCGTCGGGGACCTCTTCCCGTCTCTGTCGTTCGTCGACGTCGTCAGTGGGATGAAGCGCCGGCTCTGGCGAGCACGCCGGCAGCTTGACACGGTCCTTGACAAGATCATCGCGGAGTGCGAGGAGCGGCGAGAGCAGAACAAGACCGGAGACGACGAGGACCTCCTGAGAGTCTTGCTTCGGGTCAGGGACGAGGGGCAGCTCGAGGTCCCCATGGGCACCACTAACATCAAGGCAGTCATAGCG GATATGTTCGCTGGAGGGACGGAGACGACTGCATCAACCACCGAGTGGGTCATGTCGGAGCTCATAAGGAACCCAAGCGCAATGGCCAAGGCGCAGAAGGAGGTGCGGTGTGCATTCAACCACAAGAACCCAGAAGACCATGAGGCTCACATGGAAGAGCTATGCTACACAAAGATGGTAGTTAAGGAGGCCATGAGGCTTCACCCGGTGGTTCCGCTCTTGCTCCCCCGTGTCTGCAGGGAGACCTGCGACGTCCGCGGGCTTAGGGTCGAGGAGGGCACTCGCGTCTTCGTGAACGCATGGGCGATGGCGAGGAGCCCTGAGTACTGGCAGGATGCAGAGGAGTTCAGGCCAGAGAGGTTCGAGGACAACGCGGCGGACTACAAAGGCACGCAGCTAGAGTACCTGCCATTTGGAAGTGGAAGGAGGATGTGTCCTGGGAACATCTTTGCATTGGCCTTGGTAGAACTCGTCGTGGCACGACTTCTGTACTATTTCGACTGGAGCCTCCCTGCCGGAATGCGGCCGGATGAGCTGGACATGAACACCGTTGTAGGCTTGACGGCAAAGAGAAGCAACCAGCTGCTCCTGGTGGTGTCACCATATAATGTGCCGATCCACAAGGAGATTGATGAATGCAAAGCTCACTGGTGTTCATTAGTAGTATAG